Proteins found in one Megalobrama amblycephala isolate DHTTF-2021 linkage group LG5, ASM1881202v1, whole genome shotgun sequence genomic segment:
- the gja10a gene encoding gap junction protein alpha 10 a has product MGDWNLLGSILEEVHIHSTIVGKIWLTILFIFRMLVLGVAAEDVWVDEQSEFICNTDQPGCKNVCYDQAFPISLIRFWVLQIIFVSSPSLVYMGHALYRLRALEKERHRRKIQLRAELEETEPLLEEHKKLEKELRRLEEQKKMKKAPLRGSLLRTYIIHILTRSVVEVAFIVGQYILYGIGLDPLYKCERVPCPNSVDCYVSRPTEKTIFMVFMIVIAGVSLFLNLMEISHLGVRKIKQTLRGLKFVEDDSLCKPKHSTIQQLCVMSDLSPHKNPQLKTFIPPGQTDPPLFFTSACVGSSNDMLRHNSFAAATLPVSCITQQPRQMRQPSQGMIHELHSQASMELLEDRENRDQHLESSNGSERDVRPFNSGHPGSESHTEIPACLRNALHRPSRLPDLGNDTLESSESDFCQPNRKASFMARMPSDSMSGSPSCPSTRSSESELGSLNDLPMNPPPGGGRRMSMASRHK; this is encoded by the coding sequence ATGGGGGACTGGAACTTGTTGGGGAGCATTTTAGAGGAGGTTCATATTCACTCCACCATCGTGGGTAAAATCTGGCTGACCATCCTGTTCATATTCCGGATGTTGGTTCTTGGCGTGGCGGCCGAGGACGTTTGGGTAGACGAGCAAAGCGAGTTCATCTGCAACACGGACCAGCCAGGATGCAAGAACGTCTGCTACGACCAGGCATTCCCGATATCGCTCATTCGCTTCTGGGTACTGCAGATCATTTTTGTTTCCTCGCCTTCGCTGGTCTACATGGGACATGCTCTGTACCGGCTGAGGGCTTTGGAGAAAGAACGACACAGGAGGAAAATCCAGCTGAGAGCCGAGCTAGAAGAAACGGAGCCCCTCTTGGAGGAGCACAAGAAGTTGGAGAAGGAACTGAGGAGGCTGGAAGAGCAGAAGAAAATGAAGAAGGCTCCTCTGAGGGGCTCCTTGCTGcgcacatatattattcatatccTTACCAGATCAGTGGTGGAAGTGGCGTTCATTGTGGGGCAGTATATCTTATATGGCATAGGACTGGATCCTTTGTACAAGTGCGAGAGGGTGCCTTGCCCGAACAGCGTGGACTGTTACGTCTCCAGGCCGACAGAGAAGACCATCTTCATGGTTTTCATGATTGTCATTGCAGGGGTTTCGTTGTTCCTCAACCTCATGGAAATATCCCACCTGGGGGTGAGAAAAATTAAGCAGACTTTAAGGGGACTCAAGTTTGTCGAGGACGACAGTCTTTGCAAACCCAAGCATTCGACCATTCAGCAACTGTGTGTGATGTCGGACTTGTCGCCCCACAAAAACCCGCAGTTGAAAACTTTTATCCCGCCGGGGCAAACGGACCCACCGCTGTTCTTTACCAGCGCTTGCGTCGGCTCGAGCAACGACATGTTGCGGCATAACAGTTTTGCCGCGGCCACCCTCCCAGTGTCCTGCATAACCCAGCAGCCCCGCCAAATGCGCCAGCCTAGCCAGGGAATGATCCATGAACTGCACTCCCAGGCGTCCATGGAGCTGCTAGAGGACCGGGAAAACCGAGACCAGCATCTAGAGAGCAGTAACGGCTCAGAGAGGGACGTTAGGCCTTTTAACTCGGGTCATCCGGGTTCTGAGAGTCATACCGAAATACCAGCCTGCCTTCGCAACGCTCTGCACAGGCCCAGCCGATTGCCGGACCTGGGAAACGATACTTTGGAGTCCTCCGAGAGCGACTTTTGTCAACCAAACAGAAAAGCCAGTTTCATGGCCCGTATGCCCTCAGACAGCATGTCCGGCAGTCCGTCCTGTCCCTCCACTAGGAGTTCTGAGTCCGAGCTGGGCTCCCTCAACGACCTGCCCATGAACCCACCACCAGGGGGGGGACGACGGATGTCCATGGCAAGTAGACACAAATGA